The proteins below come from a single Dermatophagoides farinae isolate YC_2012a chromosome 7, ASM2471394v1, whole genome shotgun sequence genomic window:
- the LOC124497226 gene encoding LOW QUALITY PROTEIN: uncharacterized protein LOC124497226 (The sequence of the model RefSeq protein was modified relative to this genomic sequence to represent the inferred CDS: deleted 1 base in 1 codon), giving the protein MKLEFIPISNILVFAAIILHICYGNDAQNIKSRTIVDNNRYDGPSSPVFFHRQRAIASFQVSDQPSNQQPEFGYRLRMPSQANPKTYMDYNQNTNVDLMSVKPRPIIINRGEQQLPLDSSPSSSEQIRPSEYSRHYDEQQREQPEPLEQSTFTGSNDNNFYVVPQPSSSSSLSGNVSQPHESELHTTPNPVPTTEPGIVYYDFNDENQQQVQKQQIPQPQTTTSRSSSGEHSDQRQIEWIRYIQRFQPITNPIFTSVPQQQIIPASQIPVGTPVIFHPNGPQPVPEAGRPGGAGRNQFVQIPRPGGPLQSQHLNVPINQFQQVEIPQQRVAVVPANVATPQQPLVIIPQQQQRYFRFQLPRQQDVADTSYVREIRPMPMNFPITQIHYLQPTIPERNTAQQPTNVVGYKSVSEPANQTAVGYNYQVTQEKPVVTQTRIHTPVFVTDFKPSKGFKYTVTRDDQPTVEQQHHRGEQSMVSIPVAQQPIDSRPAAAGGGDRFYQVPIPTAQPSAQPIRHFYVPPYMHPFPIDNIMRPPMYYSNENSLSDYKRASPGETHTLPVVSNQPAQGGPVTITIEPIPQETPSTGSRSSQPIVSEPAPAQSTVMQSKPINLVIDKKNKNSGQPLRQAVFEPIENVAYLSDYPESDSHGQPKQQQPITQIGHSLRQPNTYEPPNEYQNQIGQPLRQTGQKYGHSPQHASDSFVSSGQPLSETDNYLPIYGPPSIQNYQHQQSSAITDESSELEPGHPDYITGRGHQLNSIHNPQQYLYAPSLPQQQQQSSVNTQWPVQQKIDNNREYYQQSIDDGHHQYHHQTSSKK; this is encoded by the exons atgaaactagAATTCATTCCAATATCGAAT ATATTGGTTTTCGCGGCCATCATTTTACATATTTGTTATGGTAATGATGCACAAAATATTAAAAGCCGTACAATTGTCGATAATAATCGTTATGATGGACCATCTTCAcctgtttttttccaccgaCAAC gaGCCATAGCTTCATTTCAAGTATCCGATCAACCATCTAATCAACAGCCAGAATTTGGTTATCGTCTACGAATGCCTAGCCAGGCTAATCCAAAAACATATAtggattataatcaaaacacTAATGTTGATTTAATGAGTGTTAAGCCACgtccaattattatt aatagaGGTGAGCAACAACTACCACTagattcatcaccatcatcatcagaacaAATTCGGCCATCAGAATATTCAAGAcattatgatgaacaacaacgagaACAGCCTGAACCATTAGAACAATCAACATTTACCggatcaaatgataataatttctatGTTGTACcacagccatcatcatcatcatcattatctggTAATGTATCGCAACCACACGAATCAGAATTACATACTACACCGAATCCTGTCCCTACTACTGAACCGGGAATCGTTTACtatgattttaatgatgaaaatcaacaacaagttcAAAAGCAACAAATTCCGCAaccacaaacaacaacaagtcgTAGTTCAAGTGGTGAACATTCGGATCAAAGACAAATAGAATGGATTCGTTATATTCAACGATTTCAACCAATTACTAATCCAATTTTTAcatcag ttccacaacaacaaatcattcCAGCAAGTCAAATTCCCGTTGGTACACCGGTAATATTTCATCCAAATGGACCACAACCAGTTCCAGAAGCTGGTCGTCCCGGTGGTGCAGGtcgaaatcaatttgttcagATTCCTAGACCAGGTGGCCCATTACAATCACAACATTTGAACGTtccaattaatcaatttcaacaGGTTGAAATTCCACAACAAAGAGTTGCCGTCGTACCAGCTAATGTAGCAACACCACAACAACCATTGGTAATTATtccacagcaacaacaacgatattTCCGATTTCAACTTCCAAGACAACAGGATGTAGCCGATACATCATATGTACGAGAAATTCGACCAATGCCAATGAATTTTCCCATCACACAGATACATTATTTACAACCTACCATTCCAGAAC GCAACACCGCCCAGCAGCCTACGAATGTTGTTGGTTATAAATCTGTCAGCGAACCTGCTAATCAAACAGCGGTTGGATATAATTATCAAGTAACACAGGAAAAACCTGTCGTTACACAAACCCGAATTCATACACCGGTATTTGTAACCGATTTTAAACCATCAAAAGGTTTCAAATATACGGTTACACGTGATGATCAACCAACggttgaacaacaacatcatcgtgGAGAACAATCGATGGTATCAATTCCTGTAGCTCAACAACCAATTGATAGTCGTCCTGCAGcagctggtggtggtgatcgATTCTATCAGGTACCAATTCCAACTGCTCAACCATCAGCACAGCCAATTCGTCATTTCTATGTACCACCATATATGCATCCATTTCCAATTGACAATATAATGCGACCACCGATGTATTATTCAAATGAGAATTCATTATCCGATTATAAACGTGCAAGTCCCGGTGAAACACATACACTTCCTGTGGTTAGTAACCAACCAGCTCAAGGTGGACCGGTTACAATTACGATTGAACCAATTCCACAGGAAACGCCATCTACTGGCTCTCGATCAAGTCAACCAATTGTTTCAGAACCAGCTCCGGCCCAATCTACTGTTATGCAATCAAAACCAATCAATTTGGTAAttgataagaaaaataaaaattccgGTCAACCATTACGACAAGCTGTTTTTGAACCAATCGAAAATGTTGCTTATCTATCCGATTATCCGGAATCTGATTCACATGGACAGCcaaaacaacagcagccGATTACACAAATTGGACATTCATTGCGGCAACCAAATACATATGAACCACCAAATgaatatcaaaatcaaattggacAGCCATTACGTCAAACAGGACAAAAATATGGACATTCACCGCAACATGCATCGGATTCATTTGTCTCATCCGGACAACCATTAAGCGAAACGGATAATTATCTACCCATTTATGGTCCACCATCTatacaaaattatcaacaccAACAATCATCAGCCATTACAGATGAAAGTTCTGAATTAGAACCCGGACATCCGGATTATATAACTGGTCGTGGAcatcaattgaattcgattCACAATCCACAACAATATTTATATGCACCATCATTaccgcaacaacaacaacaatcatctgTTAATACACAATGGCCtgtacaacaaaaaatagataATAATCGTgaatattatcaacaatctattgatgatggtcatcatcaatatcatcatcagacatcatcgaaaaaataa
- the LOC124496369 gene encoding uncharacterized protein LOC124496369: MATAMVNHDHQNGRHSDLDFKLTIRSMQFDEIEPAVMIFSRADLNDSLNVVQSYYESDPSGFFVAIDEDSDKVIGACAAPMTTHHTRFLGLYCVEPQFQGLGIGMKLFSKCMEQVGDDNCGLCAVPSKFKIYKDRAGFRQQEGRSMVIIEGKSPNIQSLRTAEKLDQRYRLIKLMADNIDRYESLIEKIIEFDETVQLDNRSKLLRHMFAKTTTITLAVLDTMTNDNKIVGYGCIQLDPIGRSMPGPLYAIDPLIGEILLSELIRSDGRFSSNDQIAYFTTDNSPETIRWSLELLGLNESCRCEKLYTKFIPPFNYNHLYCCHSPDFAC; encoded by the exons ATGGCTACTGCAATGgttaatcatgatcatcaaaatggcCGTCATAGTGATTTAGATTTTAAATTGACAATACGTTCTATGCAATTCGATGAAATTGAACCGGCCGTAATGATATTTTCTCGTGCTGATCtcaatgattcattgaatgttgTACAAAGTTATTATGAATCTGATCCATCCGGTTTCTTTGTGGCAATTGATGAAGATTCAGATAAAGTGATTGGTGCATGTGCTGCACCAATGACCACACATCATACAAGATTTCTTGGACTTTATTGTGTTGAACCACAATTTCAAGGTCTTGGAATTGGCATGAAATTATTCTCAAAATGTATGGAACAAGTTGGCGATGATAATTGTGGTCTTTGTGCTGTACCCAGTAAATTTAAAATCTATAAAGATCGTGCTGGTTTTCGTCAACAAGAAGGTCGATCCATGGTAATTATTGAAGGTAAATCTCCAAACATACAATCATTACGTACGGCTGAAAAACTTGATCAACGATATCgtttgattaaattgatgGCTGACAATATTGATCGTTatgaatcattgattgaaaaaattattgaattcgaTGAAACCGTTCAATTGGACAATCGTTCTAAATTATTACGTCATATGTTTGCCAAAACGACGACAATCACATTAGCCGTATTGGATACAATgaccaatgataataaaattgttgGTTATGGTTGTATACAATTAGATCCAA TTGGTCGATCAATGCCCGGACCATTATACGCTATTGATCCATTGATTGgtgaaatattattatcggaACTGATACGTTCGGATGGCCGTTTTTCATCCAACGATCAGATAGCATATTTTACTACCGATAATTCTCCTGAAACAATCCGTTGGTCACTTGAACTACTTGGTTTAAATGAATCATGTCGTTGTGAAAAATTGTATACGAAATTCATTCCGCCttttaattataatcatctttATTGCTGCCATTCTCCTGATTTTGCCTGTTAA